One genomic segment of Labrus bergylta chromosome 17, fLabBer1.1, whole genome shotgun sequence includes these proteins:
- the sec31a gene encoding protein transport protein Sec31A isoform X4: MKLKEINRTAIQSWSPAQHHPIYLATGTSAQQLDASFSTNASLEFFDLDLTDPSLGMKSCGSLASSHRYHKLVWGPYGMDSEAHPSGVLIAGGENGSVILYDPAKIMAGASDVIIAESDLHTGPVRGLDVNPFQTNLVASGGNDSEIYIWDMNNFGSPMTPGPKSQPVEDISFVSWNKQVQHILASASPSGRALVWDLRKNDLIIKVSDHSNRMHCSGLAWNPEVATQLVLASEDDRMPVIQMWDLRFATSPLKILENHTRGVLAIAWSLADPELLLSCGKDSRILCWNPNTGEVVYELPTSSQWCFDIQWCPRNPAVLSAAGFDGHIDIYSIMGGSNQAQSQRDADKISTSFGNMDPFGTGQTLPPLQLPQTSAPPATVTPLKKPPKWIRRPVGASFAFGGKLVSLENAKPNPQQPQQPTARVVHVSQVVTETDFLKRSDQLQATLSAGSFVDFCQGKIDAAENEFERTVWSFLKVNFESDIRSKYLELLGYNKEELAAKISAALEEKPADPPQLIAEEIFTEPSQLLAAPEELPADPPQVEVPAPANLQPLPNLFVPLVDNPEAAFDLIAAANLQPAAANLQPVAALELHSTPDPEPEEVLEPEEPAAAAAPEDAPIIEPEEIVDQVLPEGEAEEEDIPLEEEEEAPVEEEPSPADTSAPVEEPAEVSAPVEEPVEVPAPVEEPAEVPAPLEELAQAPAPVLIEEPVEIPVPVLAPSPVPAPAPAPTPAHEGGVNLSISQDVDGLITQALLTGDFEGAVELCLHDNRMADSIILAIAGGPELLEKTQKKYFTNTHSKITKLISAVVMKDWHDILQTCDLHNWKEALAAVMTYAKPEEFSSLCDLLGGRLEAAQDIHLQVQACLCFICAGNVEKLVSCWTRAQDGHCPLSLQALVEKVVVLRRAVELTQQSGAAAIGILMAEKMSHYASLLASQGSLSTAITYLPDNTNQLAVQQLRDRLSRALGQTAAPAAPAQTQRVQPQRPAMTQVQRGLPQHPCFPVQPPMVPQPSAAAPVPAPTPAASAPPQQQQQQYYQPAEPSNPYGMPPSASAAAPPPSSAPAYMLSHQYQRPQNGWNDPPALSRASKKKQVPQNFCPPAPITAPIMTPLGADPQAQSVPSGPPQAMVQGGQQGAQVPYSGMQQQQQQLSPPPMNPAMPKTSMEGAPGAPTGDFIQPLQSIPAEKILKKPIPDEHLVLKTTFEGLIQKCLAVATDPQTKRKLDDATKRLEALYDKLREQTLSPAIVGGLHNIARSVESRSYTEGLNIHTHIVSSSNFSETSAFMPVLKVVLTQANKLGV, translated from the exons ATGAAGCTCAAAGAGATCAACCGCACAGCCATCCAGAGCTGGAGTCCTGCACAGCACCACCCCATCTACCTTGCAACAG gaacaTCAGCCCAGCAGCTGGATGCCTCCTTCAGCACCAATGCCTCCTTGGAGTTTTTCGATCTCGACCTGACTGACCCGAGTCTGGGCATGAAGTCGTGCGGCAGCCTCGCCTCCTCTCACAG ATACCACAAACTGGTCTGGGGTCCGTACGGGATGGATTCTGAAGCCCACCCATCGGGGGTCCTTATCGCAGGGGGAGAGAACGGCAGCGTGATCCTGTACGACCCCGCCAAGATCATGGCTGGAGCGAGCGACGTGATCATCGCTGAGAGCGATCTGCACACGGGGCCGGTGAGAGGGCTCGACGTAAACCCCTTCCAA ACTAACCTGGTTGCTTCAGGAGGGAATGATTCTGAAATCTACATCTGGGACATGAATAACTTCGGCTCTCCAATGACACCAGGACCAAAATCTcag CCCGTGGAGGACATCAGCTTCGTGTCGTGGAACAAACAGGTCCAGCACATCCTCGCCTCTGCCAGCCCGAGCGGCCGAGCCCTGGTGTGGGACCTCCGCAAGAACGACCTCATCATCAAAGTCAGCGACCACAGCAACAGA atgcATTGCTCTGGACTCGCCTGGAACCCTGAAGTCGCCACTCAGCTGGTGTTGGCCTCAGAGGACGATCGGATGCCGGTCATCCAGATGTGGGATTTACGTTTCGCTACCTCTCCTCTCAAGATTTTAGAGAACCACACACG GGGTGTTCTTGCCATCGCCTGGAGCTTGGCTGATCCCGAGCTGCTCCTGAGCTGCGGGAAGGACAGCAGGATCCTCTGCTGGAATCCAAACACAGGAGAG GTCGTGTACGAGCTGCCCACCAGCAGTCAGTGGTGCTTCGACATCCAGTGGTGTCCCCGGAACCCGGCGGTGCTGTCGGCTGCTGGATTTGACGGACACATCGACATCTACTCCATCATGGGCGGCAGCAACCAGGCGCAGAGCCAGAGAGACGCTGACAAG ATTAGTACCTCCTTTGGGAACATGGATCCTTTCGGGACAGGTCAGACTCTGCCCCCGCTGCAGCTGCCCCAAACTTCTGCCCCTCCAGCGACAGTCACTCCCCTGAAGAAGCCCCCAAAGTGGATCCGCAGACCCGTCGGAGCCTCGTTTGCT TTTGGTGGGAAGCTGGTTTCTTTGGAGAACGCAAAGCCCAACCCCCAGCAGCCTCAGCAGCCCACCGCACGGGTCGTACACGTCAGCCAAGTCGTTACAGAGACCGACTTCTTGAAGCGCTCCGATCAGCTGCAGGCCACGCTGAGTGCAGGCAGCTTCGTGGACTTCTGCCAGGGGAAGATCGACGCGGCTGAGAACGAGTTTGAGAGGACTGTTTGGTCATTCCTCAAG GTTAATTTTGAGAGCGATATCCGCAGCAAGTACCTGGAACTTCTGGGCTATAACAAGGAGGAGCTCGCTGCGAAG ATTTCTGCAGCATTAGAAGAAAAGCCTGCCGACCCGCCACAG cTTATAGCAGAGGAAATATTCACCGAGCCTTCACAG cttTTAGCAGCACCCGAGGAGTTACCTGCTGATCCTCCACAG GTGGAGGTCCCAGCTCCTGCAAACCTGCAGCCTTTACCAAACCTCTTTGTGCCTCTTGTCGACAATCCTGAAGCAGCGTTTGACTTGATCGCTGCTGCAAACCTCCAGCCTGCAGCAGCGAACCTCCAGCCTGTAGCAGCACTGGAACTACACTCCACTCCTGACCCAGAACCTGAAGAGGTTTTAGAACCTGaagagccagcagcagcagcagctccagaggACGCTCCCATCATTGAACCAGAAGAAATTGTTGACCAAGTTCTTCCAGAGGgggaagcagaggaggaagatatCCCCCTAGAGGAG gaggaggaagctcCAGTGGAGGAGGAGCCCAGTCCTGCAGACACCTCAGCTCCAGTCGAGGAACCCGCCGAGGTTTCAGCTCCAGTCGAGGAACCTGTTGAGGTTCCAGCTCCAGTCGAGGAACCCGCCGAGGTTCCAGCTCCATTAGAGGAACTTGCTCAAGCGCCAGCTCCAGTTCTCATTGAGGAACCCGTTGAGATCCCAGTTCCAGTTTTAGCTCCGTCTCCTGTTCCCGCTCCAGCTCCTGCTCCTACTCCAGCCCACGAAGGAGGAGTCAATCTCAGCATCagtcaag atGTGGACGGTCTGATCACACAGGCCTTGCTCACCGGAGACTTTGAGGGAGCTGTGGAGctctgtctccatgacaaccgCATGGCAGACAGCATCATCCTGGCCATCGCCGGAGGGCCAGAGCTCCTGGAGAAAACCCAGAAGAAATATTttaccaacacacacagcaagaTCACTAAG CTGATCAGCGCGGTGGTGATGAAGGACTGGCACGACATCCTGCAGACGTGTGACCTGCACAACTGGAAGGAGGCTCTGGCTGCTGTCATGACCTACGCTAAGCCCGAGGAGTTCTCGTCCCTCTGCG acctTCTGGGGGGCAGACTGGAGGCAGCACAGGACATTCACCTACAAGTCCAGGCCTGTCTGTGTTTCATCTGTGCTGGAAACGTGGAGAAACTAGTGTCCTGTTGGACCAGAGCTCAGGATGgacactgtcccctctctctgcag GCCCTGGTGGAGAAGGTGGTGGTGCTGCGGCGTGCAGTCGAGCTGACGCAGCAATCCGGCGCCGCCGCTATCGGCATCCTGATGGCCGAGAAGATGAGCCACTATGCCAGCCTGCTCGCCTCTCAGGGCAGTCTGTCCACCGCCATCACCTACCTGCCTGACAACACCAACCAG CTCGCCGTTCAGCAGCTCCGTGACCGTCTCAGTCGAGCTCTGGGACAGACGGCAGCACCCGCGGCTCCGGCACAGACCCAGAGAGTTCAGCCTCAGCGGCCTGCCATGACTCAGGTCCAACGCGGCCTGCCTCAGCACCCGTGCTTCCCCGTGCAGCCCCCCATGGTGCCTCagccctctgcagcagctccagtaCCCGCACCTACACCTGCAGCGTCCGCCCccccgcagcagcagcagcagcagtattaCCAGCCG gCGGAGCCTTCAAACCCGTACGGGATGCCTCCCTCCGCCTCTGCTGCAGCGCCTCCACCCTCCTCCGCTCCTGCATACATGCTCTCCCATCAGTATCAGC gACCTCAGAACGGCTGGAACGACCCCCCGGCTCTGAGCAGAGCATCAAAGAAGAAg CAGGTACCACAGAACTTCTGCCCTCCTGCCCCCATCACTGCTCCTATCATGACCCCTCTGGGTGCGGACCCTCAGGCCCAGTCGGTCCCCTCTGGCCCTCCTCAGGCCATGGTACAGGGTGGGCAGCAGGGTGCCCAGGTCCCTTACTCAggcatgcagcagcagcagcagcagctctcaccTCCACCCATGAACCCTGCCATGCCCAAGACCAGTATGGAGGGAGCACCTGGAGCACCGACTGGAGATTTCATACAG CCTCTGCAGTCGATCCCCGCAGAGAAGATCCTGAAGAAGCCGATCCCCGACGAGCACCTGGTCCTGAAGACCACGTTCGAGGGTCTCATTCAGAAGTGCTTGGCTGTAGCTACAGATCCC CAAACTAAGAGGAAGCTCGACGACGCCACCAAGCGGCTTGAAGCGCTCTATGACAAACTCCGAGAGCAGACG ctctctcccGCCATCGTAGGAGGACTTCACAACATCGCCAGGAGCGTCGAGTCTCGATCCTACACCGAGGGCCTCAACATCCACACGCACATCGTCAGCAGCAGCAACTTCAGCGAGACGTCGGCGTTCATGCCCGTCCTCAAGGTGGTGCTGACACAAGCCAACAAACTCGgggtctga
- the sec31a gene encoding protein transport protein Sec31A isoform X3 has product MKLKEINRTAIQSWSPAQHHPIYLATGTSAQQLDASFSTNASLEFFDLDLTDPSLGMKSCGSLASSHRYHKLVWGPYGMDSEAHPSGVLIAGGENGSVILYDPAKIMAGASDVIIAESDLHTGPVRGLDVNPFQTNLVASGGNDSEIYIWDMNNFGSPMTPGPKSQPVEDISFVSWNKQVQHILASASPSGRALVWDLRKNDLIIKVSDHSNRMHCSGLAWNPEVATQLVLASEDDRMPVIQMWDLRFATSPLKILENHTRGVLAIAWSLADPELLLSCGKDSRILCWNPNTGEVVYELPTSSQWCFDIQWCPRNPAVLSAAGFDGHIDIYSIMGGSNQAQSQRDADKISTSFGNMDPFGTGQTLPPLQLPQTSAPPATVTPLKKPPKWIRRPVGASFAFGGKLVSLENAKPNPQQPQQPTARVVHVSQVVTETDFLKRSDQLQATLSAGSFVDFCQGKIDAAENEFERTVWSFLKVNFESDIRSKYLELLGYNKEELAAKISAALEEKPADPPQLIAEEIFTEPSQLLAAPEELPADPPQVEVPAPANLQPLPNLFVPLVDNPEAAFDLIAAANLQPAAANLQPVAALELHSTPDPEPEEVLEPEEPAAAAAPEDAPIIEPEEIVDQVLPEGEAEEEDIPLEEEEEAPVEEEPSPADTSAPVEEPAEVSAPVEEPVEVPAPVEEPAEVPAPLEELAQAPAPVLIEEPVEIPVPVLAPSPVPAPAPAPTPAHEGGVNLSISQDVDGLITQALLTGDFEGAVELCLHDNRMADSIILAIAGGPELLEKTQKKYFTNTHSKITKLISAVVMKDWHDILQTCDLHNWKEALAAVMTYAKPEEFSSLCDLLGGRLEAAQDIHLQVQACLCFICAGNVEKLVSCWTRAQDGHCPLSLQALVEKVVVLRRAVELTQQSGAAAIGILMAEKMSHYASLLASQGSLSTAITYLPDNTNQLAVQQLRDRLSRALGQTAAPAAPAQTQRVQPQRPAMTQVQRGLPQHPCFPVQPPMVPQPSAAAPVPAPTPAASAPPQQQQQQYYQPVRAASTVTSWSNQTPTALPNVPPPPLQAEQKAEPSNPYGMPPSASAAAPPPSSAPAYMLSHQYQRPQNGWNDPPALSRASKKKQVPQNFCPPAPITAPIMTPLGADPQAQSVPSGPPQAMVQGGQQGAQVPYSGMQQQQQQLSPPPMNPAMPKTSMEGAPGAPTGDFIQPLQSIPAEKILKKPIPDEHLVLKTTFEGLIQKCLAVATDPQTKRKLDDATKRLEALYDKLREQTLSPAIVGGLHNIARSVESRSYTEGLNIHTHIVSSSNFSETSAFMPVLKVVLTQANKLGV; this is encoded by the exons ATGAAGCTCAAAGAGATCAACCGCACAGCCATCCAGAGCTGGAGTCCTGCACAGCACCACCCCATCTACCTTGCAACAG gaacaTCAGCCCAGCAGCTGGATGCCTCCTTCAGCACCAATGCCTCCTTGGAGTTTTTCGATCTCGACCTGACTGACCCGAGTCTGGGCATGAAGTCGTGCGGCAGCCTCGCCTCCTCTCACAG ATACCACAAACTGGTCTGGGGTCCGTACGGGATGGATTCTGAAGCCCACCCATCGGGGGTCCTTATCGCAGGGGGAGAGAACGGCAGCGTGATCCTGTACGACCCCGCCAAGATCATGGCTGGAGCGAGCGACGTGATCATCGCTGAGAGCGATCTGCACACGGGGCCGGTGAGAGGGCTCGACGTAAACCCCTTCCAA ACTAACCTGGTTGCTTCAGGAGGGAATGATTCTGAAATCTACATCTGGGACATGAATAACTTCGGCTCTCCAATGACACCAGGACCAAAATCTcag CCCGTGGAGGACATCAGCTTCGTGTCGTGGAACAAACAGGTCCAGCACATCCTCGCCTCTGCCAGCCCGAGCGGCCGAGCCCTGGTGTGGGACCTCCGCAAGAACGACCTCATCATCAAAGTCAGCGACCACAGCAACAGA atgcATTGCTCTGGACTCGCCTGGAACCCTGAAGTCGCCACTCAGCTGGTGTTGGCCTCAGAGGACGATCGGATGCCGGTCATCCAGATGTGGGATTTACGTTTCGCTACCTCTCCTCTCAAGATTTTAGAGAACCACACACG GGGTGTTCTTGCCATCGCCTGGAGCTTGGCTGATCCCGAGCTGCTCCTGAGCTGCGGGAAGGACAGCAGGATCCTCTGCTGGAATCCAAACACAGGAGAG GTCGTGTACGAGCTGCCCACCAGCAGTCAGTGGTGCTTCGACATCCAGTGGTGTCCCCGGAACCCGGCGGTGCTGTCGGCTGCTGGATTTGACGGACACATCGACATCTACTCCATCATGGGCGGCAGCAACCAGGCGCAGAGCCAGAGAGACGCTGACAAG ATTAGTACCTCCTTTGGGAACATGGATCCTTTCGGGACAGGTCAGACTCTGCCCCCGCTGCAGCTGCCCCAAACTTCTGCCCCTCCAGCGACAGTCACTCCCCTGAAGAAGCCCCCAAAGTGGATCCGCAGACCCGTCGGAGCCTCGTTTGCT TTTGGTGGGAAGCTGGTTTCTTTGGAGAACGCAAAGCCCAACCCCCAGCAGCCTCAGCAGCCCACCGCACGGGTCGTACACGTCAGCCAAGTCGTTACAGAGACCGACTTCTTGAAGCGCTCCGATCAGCTGCAGGCCACGCTGAGTGCAGGCAGCTTCGTGGACTTCTGCCAGGGGAAGATCGACGCGGCTGAGAACGAGTTTGAGAGGACTGTTTGGTCATTCCTCAAG GTTAATTTTGAGAGCGATATCCGCAGCAAGTACCTGGAACTTCTGGGCTATAACAAGGAGGAGCTCGCTGCGAAG ATTTCTGCAGCATTAGAAGAAAAGCCTGCCGACCCGCCACAG cTTATAGCAGAGGAAATATTCACCGAGCCTTCACAG cttTTAGCAGCACCCGAGGAGTTACCTGCTGATCCTCCACAG GTGGAGGTCCCAGCTCCTGCAAACCTGCAGCCTTTACCAAACCTCTTTGTGCCTCTTGTCGACAATCCTGAAGCAGCGTTTGACTTGATCGCTGCTGCAAACCTCCAGCCTGCAGCAGCGAACCTCCAGCCTGTAGCAGCACTGGAACTACACTCCACTCCTGACCCAGAACCTGAAGAGGTTTTAGAACCTGaagagccagcagcagcagcagctccagaggACGCTCCCATCATTGAACCAGAAGAAATTGTTGACCAAGTTCTTCCAGAGGgggaagcagaggaggaagatatCCCCCTAGAGGAG gaggaggaagctcCAGTGGAGGAGGAGCCCAGTCCTGCAGACACCTCAGCTCCAGTCGAGGAACCCGCCGAGGTTTCAGCTCCAGTCGAGGAACCTGTTGAGGTTCCAGCTCCAGTCGAGGAACCCGCCGAGGTTCCAGCTCCATTAGAGGAACTTGCTCAAGCGCCAGCTCCAGTTCTCATTGAGGAACCCGTTGAGATCCCAGTTCCAGTTTTAGCTCCGTCTCCTGTTCCCGCTCCAGCTCCTGCTCCTACTCCAGCCCACGAAGGAGGAGTCAATCTCAGCATCagtcaag atGTGGACGGTCTGATCACACAGGCCTTGCTCACCGGAGACTTTGAGGGAGCTGTGGAGctctgtctccatgacaaccgCATGGCAGACAGCATCATCCTGGCCATCGCCGGAGGGCCAGAGCTCCTGGAGAAAACCCAGAAGAAATATTttaccaacacacacagcaagaTCACTAAG CTGATCAGCGCGGTGGTGATGAAGGACTGGCACGACATCCTGCAGACGTGTGACCTGCACAACTGGAAGGAGGCTCTGGCTGCTGTCATGACCTACGCTAAGCCCGAGGAGTTCTCGTCCCTCTGCG acctTCTGGGGGGCAGACTGGAGGCAGCACAGGACATTCACCTACAAGTCCAGGCCTGTCTGTGTTTCATCTGTGCTGGAAACGTGGAGAAACTAGTGTCCTGTTGGACCAGAGCTCAGGATGgacactgtcccctctctctgcag GCCCTGGTGGAGAAGGTGGTGGTGCTGCGGCGTGCAGTCGAGCTGACGCAGCAATCCGGCGCCGCCGCTATCGGCATCCTGATGGCCGAGAAGATGAGCCACTATGCCAGCCTGCTCGCCTCTCAGGGCAGTCTGTCCACCGCCATCACCTACCTGCCTGACAACACCAACCAG CTCGCCGTTCAGCAGCTCCGTGACCGTCTCAGTCGAGCTCTGGGACAGACGGCAGCACCCGCGGCTCCGGCACAGACCCAGAGAGTTCAGCCTCAGCGGCCTGCCATGACTCAGGTCCAACGCGGCCTGCCTCAGCACCCGTGCTTCCCCGTGCAGCCCCCCATGGTGCCTCagccctctgcagcagctccagtaCCCGCACCTACACCTGCAGCGTCCGCCCccccgcagcagcagcagcagcagtattaCCAGCCG GTGAGGGCTGCCTCCACTGTCACCTCGTGGAGTAACCAAACTCCCACAGCCCTCCCCaatgtccctcctcctcctcttcaagcAGAGCAGAAG gCGGAGCCTTCAAACCCGTACGGGATGCCTCCCTCCGCCTCTGCTGCAGCGCCTCCACCCTCCTCCGCTCCTGCATACATGCTCTCCCATCAGTATCAGC gACCTCAGAACGGCTGGAACGACCCCCCGGCTCTGAGCAGAGCATCAAAGAAGAAg CAGGTACCACAGAACTTCTGCCCTCCTGCCCCCATCACTGCTCCTATCATGACCCCTCTGGGTGCGGACCCTCAGGCCCAGTCGGTCCCCTCTGGCCCTCCTCAGGCCATGGTACAGGGTGGGCAGCAGGGTGCCCAGGTCCCTTACTCAggcatgcagcagcagcagcagcagctctcaccTCCACCCATGAACCCTGCCATGCCCAAGACCAGTATGGAGGGAGCACCTGGAGCACCGACTGGAGATTTCATACAG CCTCTGCAGTCGATCCCCGCAGAGAAGATCCTGAAGAAGCCGATCCCCGACGAGCACCTGGTCCTGAAGACCACGTTCGAGGGTCTCATTCAGAAGTGCTTGGCTGTAGCTACAGATCCC CAAACTAAGAGGAAGCTCGACGACGCCACCAAGCGGCTTGAAGCGCTCTATGACAAACTCCGAGAGCAGACG ctctctcccGCCATCGTAGGAGGACTTCACAACATCGCCAGGAGCGTCGAGTCTCGATCCTACACCGAGGGCCTCAACATCCACACGCACATCGTCAGCAGCAGCAACTTCAGCGAGACGTCGGCGTTCATGCCCGTCCTCAAGGTGGTGCTGACACAAGCCAACAAACTCGgggtctga